The sequence below is a genomic window from Deltaproteobacteria bacterium.
TGCGACGTTTTGAATAAAACCGCGCAGGAAAACGGCCGCGATCCGAAAAAGATCACCATCGCCGTGGAAAAATTGGCGACCATCGCCAAAACTCGCGAAGAGGGTTTGAACTTGGCGATGCCGACGCTAAAAACTAGCAGCGAAAGCTACGAGCGCGACATCGACAACATGCAGTTCGCCTTGGACCGCCATATTTTCGGCTCGGTGGACGACGTGCGCCGCCGGGTAGACGAGTTTATCGAAAACGGCGTGCAGCACTTCGAACTCAAGATCATCTATCCGACCATGGACAGCTTGAGCCGCCAGATGGAACTGTGGGCGGAAAACATTCTGCCGCGATATAATTAAAATTAATTTTCAGGAGATTGTTTTGAATTTGCAATTCACTGTAAACGGCAAACCCTGGTCGCTGGACTGCGAGCCAGCCGACACGCTCGCCGAAGTGCTGCGCAATCGGCTTAACTTGAACGGCACGAAAGTTTCTTGCGAAGTTGAAGTGTGCGGCGCCTGCACAGTCCTGGTCGATAATCTGCCGGTGAGCGCCTGCACCTATCTCGCCTACGAAGCGCGCGGCAAAAACCTTCTCACCGTCGAAGGTTTGGAAAAAGCCGACGGCACGCTCCATCCGATCCAGCAGGCGTTTATCGACGAGTTCGCTTTTCAATGCGGTTACTGCACGCCGGGCATGATCATGGCGGCAAAATCTTTGTTGGACGAGAATCCCAAGCCGACCCGCGATGAAATCATCCACCACATGGACGGCAACATCTGCCGCTGCACCGGTTATGTGCCCATCGTCGCGGCGGTCGAGCGCGCCGCGGACATGATGTCTAAGGAGAGCAAAAAGTGAGCGGCGAGAAGCAAACTGATTTCCAGATCGTCAATCATTCGATCCCGCGCCGCGACGGCCGGGTCAAAGTCACCGGCAAGGCGCAATATGTCGCCGATCTGCGGCTCATCGGCATGGCCTACGCGAAGGTGCTGCGCAGCCCCTTCGCACATGCGAAAATTATTTCCATCGATAAGAGCAAAGCCGAAGCCCATCCCGGCGTTTACTGCGTCGTCAGCGGCTTCGACCTCGACGGCTTGAATCCTTATTTCGGTCACGCCGTCAAAGATCATCCGTTGTTGGCGATCGACAAAGTGCGTTACACCGGCGAGCCGGTGGCGGCGGTGGTCGCGGTCGATGAACGGACAGCGTTCGAAGCGTTGGAGTTGATCGAGGTTAAGTACGAAGAGTTGAAAGGCGT
It includes:
- a CDS encoding (2Fe-2S)-binding protein, which codes for MVLNLQFTVNGKPWSLDCEPADTLAEVLRNRLNLNGTKVSCEVEVCGACTVLVDNLPVSACTYLAYEARGKNLLTVEGLEKADGTLHPIQQAFIDEFAFQCGYCTPGMIMAAKSLLDENPKPTRDEIIHHMDGNICRCTGYVPIVAAVERAADMMSKESKK